A region from the Paraburkholderia youngii genome encodes:
- a CDS encoding sugar ABC transporter ATP-binding protein produces MQDIGISFGGVPALRGANLSVAAGEVHALIGQNGAGKSTMIKILTGAYRRGSGSVRFEGREVDFRTPKQAREAGISTIYQEINLVPFRSVAENIFLGREPRRFGLIDWRTVQQRAAALLDSFGLQIDVKKPVGRYSTAIQQMVALARAVSSDAKMVIMDESTSSLDEREVELLFTVVRKLRDDGRAVIFVSHRLDELYALCDRVTVMRDGQTVAQSTMAEMDKLQLVTTMLGRSLAAVVQDDTATREANLAKRGKQVIGATQLGAPPKVNGVSLDVHAGEAVGLAGLLGSGRTETMRLMFGADPLAQGSLAIGGETVALKSPQDAIARGLAYLTEDRKGEGIVPELSVRDNLTLVCLRTLAKNGIVDVKKQQVIVDRFIASLGIKLRSADQPIRELSGGNQQKVLLARWLAAEPALLLLDEPTRGIDVGAKADVAKIVRELRDAGLAVLLSASELEELTAVADRAVVIRDGRTVAELNGADMSETAIMDAIAYGSEGQSALAQAARAAHIEDALEGDRHGA; encoded by the coding sequence ATGCAGGACATCGGCATCAGCTTCGGCGGCGTGCCCGCGTTGCGCGGCGCGAATCTGAGCGTGGCAGCCGGCGAAGTGCACGCACTGATCGGCCAGAATGGCGCCGGCAAATCGACGATGATCAAGATCCTGACCGGCGCCTATCGGCGCGGCTCGGGCAGCGTGCGCTTCGAAGGCCGCGAGGTCGATTTCCGCACGCCGAAGCAGGCGCGCGAAGCGGGCATCAGCACGATCTACCAGGAGATCAACCTGGTACCGTTCCGCTCGGTCGCGGAAAACATCTTTCTGGGCCGCGAGCCGCGCCGCTTCGGTCTGATCGACTGGCGCACGGTGCAGCAGCGCGCGGCGGCGCTGCTCGATTCGTTCGGTTTGCAGATCGACGTGAAGAAGCCGGTCGGCCGTTACTCGACCGCGATCCAGCAGATGGTGGCGCTGGCGCGCGCGGTGTCGTCGGACGCGAAGATGGTGATCATGGACGAGTCGACGTCGTCGCTCGACGAGCGCGAGGTCGAACTGCTGTTCACCGTCGTGCGCAAGCTGCGCGACGACGGCCGCGCGGTGATCTTCGTGTCGCACCGGCTCGACGAGCTTTACGCGCTGTGCGATCGCGTGACCGTGATGCGCGATGGCCAGACGGTCGCGCAAAGCACGATGGCCGAGATGGACAAGCTGCAGCTCGTCACGACGATGCTCGGCCGCTCGCTCGCCGCGGTCGTGCAGGACGACACGGCAACGCGCGAAGCGAATCTCGCGAAGCGCGGCAAGCAGGTGATCGGCGCGACACAGCTTGGCGCGCCGCCGAAGGTCAACGGCGTGTCGCTCGACGTGCACGCCGGCGAGGCGGTGGGTCTGGCCGGCCTGCTCGGCTCGGGCCGCACCGAAACGATGCGGCTGATGTTCGGCGCCGATCCGCTGGCGCAAGGCTCGCTCGCGATCGGCGGCGAGACGGTCGCGCTGAAATCTCCGCAGGACGCGATCGCTCGCGGCCTCGCGTACCTGACCGAAGACCGCAAGGGCGAAGGCATCGTCCCCGAACTGTCGGTGCGCGACAACCTGACGCTCGTCTGCCTGCGCACGCTTGCGAAAAACGGCATCGTCGATGTGAAGAAGCAGCAGGTGATCGTCGATCGCTTCATCGCTTCGCTCGGCATCAAGCTGCGCTCGGCCGATCAGCCGATCCGCGAGCTGTCGGGCGGCAATCAGCAGAAAGTGCTGCTCGCGCGCTGGCTCGCGGCCGAACCAGCGCTGCTGCTGCTCGACGAGCCGACGCGCGGCATCGACGTCGGCGCGAAAGCCGACGTCGCGAAGATCGTGCGCGAGTTGCGCGACGCGGGGCTCGCGGTGCTGCTGTCCGCGTCCGAGCTCGAAGAGCTGACCGCGGTCGCCGATCGCGCGGTCGTGATCCGCGACGGCCGCACGGTCGCCGAACTGAACGGAGCCGATATGAGCGAGACCGCGATCATGGATGCGATCGCCTACGGCAGCGAGGGCCAATCTGCGCTCGCGCAAGCCGCGCGAGCGGCACATATCGAAGACGCGCTGGAGGGCGACCGTCATGGCGCTTAA
- a CDS encoding ABC transporter permease: protein MMQSTDTPPARSASTVQKWRHLAMQREVIVLLAMVLFNLIFTPHFWSLQTFNVNMTQVVTIVIVGIGMTLVVATGGIDLSVGASMAIAGALAPMLFLNIAGPLGIALAFVLPVLAAALCGVFNGLLVTRLSVQPIVATLVLFIAGRGIAQVVTDGSLQAFNTPAFQWIALGKVAGVPFQVLLMLALVGVFVWVVRKTLFGQYLLITGGNEKAAYLSGVPTAAVKMVAYTLCAALAGLAGLISISVNSSSDANVVGLGVELDAIAAVAVGGTALTGGKAYIGGTLIGALIIQLLRYTLLAHGIPDAAALVVKAGIIVAAVYVQRRSR, encoded by the coding sequence ATGATGCAATCGACCGACACGCCGCCCGCTCGGTCCGCGAGCACCGTGCAGAAGTGGCGCCATCTCGCGATGCAGCGCGAAGTGATCGTGCTGCTCGCGATGGTGCTGTTCAACCTGATCTTCACGCCGCATTTCTGGTCGCTGCAGACCTTCAACGTGAACATGACGCAGGTCGTGACCATCGTGATCGTCGGCATCGGCATGACGCTGGTCGTGGCGACGGGCGGCATCGATCTGTCGGTGGGCGCGTCGATGGCGATTGCAGGCGCGCTCGCGCCGATGCTGTTCCTCAACATCGCGGGACCGCTCGGCATCGCGCTCGCGTTCGTGCTGCCGGTGTTGGCGGCCGCCCTGTGCGGCGTGTTCAACGGCCTGCTCGTCACGCGATTATCGGTGCAGCCGATCGTCGCGACGCTCGTGCTGTTCATCGCCGGACGTGGCATCGCGCAGGTCGTCACCGACGGCAGCCTACAGGCGTTCAACACGCCAGCCTTTCAGTGGATCGCGCTCGGCAAGGTCGCGGGCGTGCCATTCCAGGTGCTGCTGATGCTCGCGCTGGTCGGCGTATTCGTGTGGGTCGTGCGCAAGACGCTGTTCGGCCAGTATCTGCTGATCACCGGCGGCAACGAGAAAGCCGCGTATCTGAGCGGCGTGCCGACCGCTGCCGTCAAGATGGTCGCGTACACGCTGTGCGCGGCGCTCGCGGGCCTCGCGGGGCTGATCTCGATCTCGGTGAATTCCTCGTCGGACGCGAACGTCGTGGGGCTCGGCGTCGAACTCGATGCGATCGCGGCGGTCGCGGTCGGCGGCACCGCGCTGACGGGCGGCAAAGCGTATATAGGCGGCACGCTGATCGGCGCGCTGATCATCCAGTTGCTGCGCTATACGCTGCTCGCGCACGGCATTCCCGATGCGGCCGCGCTCGTCGTGAAGGCCGGCATCATCGTCGCGGCGGTTTACGTGCAGCGGCGCTCGCGCTGA
- a CDS encoding ABC transporter permease — MKKNLPILLALAALVVFGLVRYDHFGSAYNITSFWRYNSMFALISIGMAFVIITGGIDLSVGTVAALASVVAALTSVYGGWVAVLAGCAAGLAVGVLNGIIITRLKILPFIVTLATSLGAHGVALLLGKNDAVSIAADSNFGNFGQGDLFGLPIPGLVALVAAVAGWLALRSTRFGRHSLAIGGSEEAARLMGLNVDRTLVMAYAVSGLLAGMAGVILAAQFGAGQPNEGVGWELFAISAVVLGGTLLTGGEGFVAMTIAGVLLLGLVFNLLNFENGLGFISLSAYWQSVIRGVFLLLVIVLQARVLKQRGKKRAAAA; from the coding sequence ATGAAAAAGAATCTTCCCATCCTGCTTGCGCTCGCGGCGCTCGTCGTCTTTGGCCTCGTGCGCTATGACCACTTCGGCTCGGCGTACAACATCACATCGTTCTGGCGCTACAACTCGATGTTCGCGCTGATCTCGATCGGCATGGCCTTCGTGATCATCACGGGCGGCATCGATCTTTCGGTCGGCACGGTCGCGGCGCTCGCCAGCGTGGTCGCCGCGCTGACGAGCGTCTACGGGGGCTGGGTCGCGGTGCTGGCGGGCTGCGCGGCCGGGCTCGCGGTCGGCGTGCTGAACGGCATCATCATCACGCGGCTCAAGATCCTGCCGTTCATCGTCACGCTCGCGACGAGCCTCGGCGCGCACGGCGTCGCGCTGTTGCTGGGCAAGAACGATGCGGTCTCGATCGCGGCCGATTCGAACTTCGGCAACTTCGGTCAGGGCGACCTGTTCGGACTGCCGATCCCGGGACTCGTCGCGCTGGTCGCCGCGGTGGCCGGCTGGCTCGCGCTGCGCAGCACGCGCTTCGGGCGGCACTCGCTCGCGATCGGCGGCAGCGAGGAGGCCGCGCGGCTGATGGGGCTTAACGTGGACCGCACCCTGGTGATGGCCTATGCGGTCAGCGGGCTGCTCGCCGGCATGGCGGGCGTGATCCTCGCCGCGCAGTTCGGCGCGGGGCAGCCGAACGAAGGCGTCGGCTGGGAGCTGTTCGCGATCTCGGCGGTCGTGCTCGGTGGCACGCTGCTGACCGGCGGCGAAGGTTTCGTCGCGATGACGATCGCCGGCGTGCTGCTGCTCGGGCTCGTGTTCAATCTGCTGAACTTCGAGAACGGACTCGGCTTCATCAGTCTGTCCGCGTACTGGCAATCGGTGATTCGCGGCGTGTTCCTGCTACTCGTGATCGTGCTGCAGGCGCGGGTGCTGAAACAGCGAGGAAAAAAGCGGGCGGCGGCGGCCTGA